A window of the Gossypium hirsutum isolate 1008001.06 chromosome A05, Gossypium_hirsutum_v2.1, whole genome shotgun sequence genome harbors these coding sequences:
- the LOC107962232 gene encoding adenine/guanine permease AZG1: MEPHSPKKFLTRLNSAVANSRIGKRFKLTERNSTFTTELRAGTATFLTMAYILAVNASILADSGGPCSVSDCVPLCSDPSVPLSNCTGSTQRVIQPDVSCKFDPVNPGYASCLEKVRKDLIVATVASSLIGCVIMGAFANLPLALAPGMGTNAYFAYTVVGFHGSGSISYKNALAAVFIEGLIFLFISAIGFRAKLAKLVPKPVRISSSAGIGLFLAFIGLQNNQGIGLIGYNPSTLVTLAGCPSSSRISVAPVLELANSSVSLMPGGTVSGDIFCLRNRMESPTLWLGIVGFVIIAYCLVKNIKGAMIYGIVFVTAVSWFRGTEVTAFPNTDAGNSAHEYFKKVVDIHLIQSTAGALSFDTIGKGYFWEALITFLYVDILDTTGTLYSMARFAGFTDENGDFEGQYFAFMSDAMSIIVGSLLGTSPVTAFIESSTGIREGGRTGLTALTVAGYFLLAFFFTPLLASIPAWAVGPPLILVGVLMMRAVVEIEWDDMRQAIPAFVTLILMPLSYSIAYGLIGGIGTYIVLHIGDWARDVLVKYGVVKRRQIAANGAHIQQHASVKAVEVDPV; the protein is encoded by the coding sequence ATGGAACCTCACTCACCCAAAAAGTTCCTAACTCGACTCAACTCAGCCGTGGCCAACAGTCGAATCGGGAAGCGTTTCAAACTCACTGAACGGAACTCGACTTTCACAACCGAGTTACGTGCCGGCACAGCCACGTTTCTCACCATGGCTTACATCTTAGCCGTCAATGCTTCCATCCTCGCCGACTCAGGCGGTCCTTGCAGCGTCTCAGATTGCGTTCCTTTGTGCTCTGACCCTTCTGTTCCATTGTCCAACTGTACCGGGTCAACCCAAAGAGTCATCCAGCCCGATGTCTCATGCAAATTCGACCCGGTTAACCCGGGATACGCTTCATGTTTGGAGAAAGTACGTAAGGATCTCATAGTAGCCACTGTCGCTTCGTCTCTTATTGGCTGCGTAATCATGGGTGCTTTCGCGAATTTGCCCCTAGCTTTGGCTCCCGGTATGGGTACAAATGCTTATTTTGCCTATACCGTTGTCGGGTTTCACGGGTCGGGTAGTATCTCTTATAAGAATGCTTTAGCCGCCGTCTTCATTGAAGGGTTAATCTTTTTGTTCATTTCAGCTATTGGATTCCGGGCAAAGTTAGCTAAGTTGGTTCCCAAACCCGTCCGGATCAGCTCGTCAGCCGGCATCGGGCTTTTTCTCGCGTTTATCGGGTTACAAAATAACCAAGGAATCGGATTAATCGGGTATAATCCATCAACCCTTGTGACCCTCGCCGGGTGCCCGAGTTCGTCCCGGATTTCAGTTGCCCCGGTTTTAGAACTGGCTAACTCAAGCGTCAGTCTAATGCCCGGAGGTACTGTTTCCGGCGATATATTTTGCCTACGTAACAGAATGGAGAGTCCCACACTATGGCTTGGAATCGTCGGCTTTGTCATTATAGCTTATTGCTTGGTGAAAAATATTAAGGGTGCTATGATTTACGGTATAGTATTTGTAACGGCGGTTTCATGGTTCCGTGGCACTGAAGTGACGGCTTTTCCGAACACCGACGCCGGTAATTCCGCCCATGAGTATTTCAAGAAAGTTGTTGATATCCATTTAATTCAAAGTACAGCTGGGGCGTTGAGTTTTGATACTATTGGTAAAGGCTACTTTTGGGAGGCTTTGATCACGTTCTTATATGTTGACATACTGGATACAACTGGTACGTTATATTCCATGGCCAGATTTGCCGGTTTCACCGATGAAAACGGGGATTTCGAGGGTCAATATTTCGCTTTCATGTCCGACGCCATGTCAATCATCGTGGGATCGTTGCTCGGGACATCACCGGTAACAGCTTTCATCGAATCATCAACAGGGATACGAGAAGGTGGACGAACAGGACTCACAGCTTTAACAGTGGCGGGATATTTTCTGCTAGCTTTCTTCTTCACACCGCTTTTGGCGTCGATACCAGCATGGGCGGTGGGGCCGCCGCTAATACTGGTGGGAGTGTTGATGATGAGAGCAGTGGTGGAAATTGAGTGGGATGATATGAGGCAGGCAATCCCTGCTTTTGTGACATTGATATTGATGCCTTTAAGCTATTCGATAGCATATGGGCTAATTGGTGGGATTGGGACTTACATTGTCTTACACATTGGGGACTGGGCAAGGGATGTGCTGGTAAAGTATGGCGTCGTAAAAAGAAGACAGATTGCGGCCAATGGGGCACATATTCAGCAACATGCAAGTGTAAAAGCAGTTGAAGTCGATCCTGTTTAG